The following is a genomic window from Fibrobacter sp..
GTCGTTTTGCGGGTATGGGATAAAAATGCTCCTGAATATTTACGAGCTGCGGTCTATGAAAAATATGTAGGTGATATCTGGAAACTCCCTGCAAAATCTAAGCAAAAGCTTTACCCGGCTTATTACCGCATCGACTATCCGGTCTTTGAACTTGTAGATTCTGTCACTAGACGTGAAAATGTACGCTCTGTTTGGGTTCAATCGGCCTTAGACAATTTTGGCTTTCTTTTTGCGCCATCTAATGCGGTGGGAGTGGCTGCCAAGAATGCAGATTCCCTAGATTTCTACAAGACAGGGATTTTTGCGGGAGCTAACGGGACTCATGGGGACTGGTATTATTTTGTGGATGGCTCTGTTGGTAGTACGGTCTGGCAATTACCTCATGATAATGGCGATTCGGCTTACTTGCAGATAAGTAAGTCTCATAAACCCTTTGTAGATTCTGTTGCTATTGCTATGAACTTGCCCCAAAGGGATTCCGTACAAGATTCTTTGCCCAATGGGGACTACGAAAAAAATGTCTTGACAATAGTACATGATTATTTTGTTCAAAATTTTAAATACTCCCTAGTTGTTCCAGGTGTTCGTGAAAACAAAGGTGATCCCTTACGAGCATTCTGGAGAGCAAAAGAAGGATTTTGTGAATACTATACGACACTTGCAGTTTTGCTCTTGCGTCATCAGGGAATCCAGGCTCGCTACGTGACGGGCTTTGCGCATCCAGAACGTAACGATGATCGTGACTATGTCGTATTTCGTAGGTATCATAGTCATGCTTGGGTAGAGTTCCTTTGGAACGGACACTGGTATTCCTTTGATCCGACACCTCCCATGGATCCTGGACTTTTTTCGAAACTCCCCATTTGGTCGTCTTGGTGGGAAGGCTTTAGTGGACGTTTGGCTCGCTTGTTCCATTTAGTGAAGGAGGGGGAGTGGCGCCGTGTGGTAGACGATTGGCAGGCCGTGACCCAGGGGTTTTTGGGCAATTCTCTAGTTTATGGAATATCGCTCTTGCTTTTGCTGGTAATTTTTGCCAGAAGATTGCTTAAAGGAAATAAGCACAAGGTTCGGATAAAACTGGATGCGCGAGTTCAGTCTTGGGTTCGTTCCCTTGACCGGGCAGAGAAGATGTTGAAGCGCCATGGATTTATTCGGCAACCGGGGGAGACGGTGGGGGCTTTTCTTGTCCGCATTGAACCACAGGTGACAGTCACCGGAGAGACCCTGAGTGCGCTCGAATCTCTCCGCGAGTACGAAAAGCATCGCTGGCAATAAAAAAGTCCCGCAACTTGCGGGACTTTTTTTCATAAAGTTGAAAGATTATTCAGTGCGAACGAACACTTCGGTATCGTTGCCGGCGAACATGCCGTCACTTTCGGCTTCTTGGAAGAGAACGGTGTTAAGGATAAGTGTAACTGTCTCACCAACAACTTCAATTTTTGGAGTTGTAGTAAATGTTTTGCCAAATTCAACGCAATCACCTTCTTTGTTTGCCTTGAAAATGAGCGTTCCTTCGTTGATGGACCAATGGCCTTTGTCGTCAGTTCCGCCGCTTAAGGACCCGGGACATTCACCTGCAGTGGATCTTGTGTAGTGATATAGGCTATCTTCTGAGAAAACCAAGGTTCCCCCCTGTGCGGCAGAAAAGTCGGTAATAATCTCGTTATTGCCTTTTTGACTAATAGACTTCAGCGTCCATGTACCGACAAGGCAGTCTTCGGACAATCCTTCTGCACAAATTTCAGCGGGAGTTTTGTTGCTTCCGCTATCATCGCTACAAGCTGTAAAAAATGCCAGGGTGGAGGCGGCCAATAGCGTCAAGATTTTTGTTTTCATATTAATCCTCTTAGGTTTGTATACTCGTAATATATATAAAAGTAAATGAGAAAAGTGAAAAAAATCATTAACTATGCGAAAAGTGGGATTTTTTTACGCCTAATCGGTTCAGCCTGTTGTATAGGGCCGTGCGGAGCATGCCCAAGCGCTCGGCCGTGAGGCTTACGGAGCCACCATTTTTGGCGATGGAGTCGGTCAGGAACTGTCGTTCCTGTTCCAGCAGGTATTCCTTGAATTCGTCGTAGCTATTGCAGTAGGCGATTCCTGACGGAGCCTTTTCCTGGTACAGTCCTTCGTCGATTTGCAGGTCTTCGGGTTTCAAGAATCCCGGGTTTGCAAAGCATAGCGCCCGCTGGATAACATTTTCCAGTTCACGGATGTTTCCCGGCCACTGGTGGGCTTGCAGCTTTTTCAGGGCTTCGGGAGACAAGATGAAATTCTCGCCTTGGGGGGCGTACTGCCTTATGAAATAGTTCGCCAGGTCTTCGATGTCTTCCTTGCGGCTCCGCAGGGGGAGAATCTGGATGGGAATCACGTTCAGGCGGTAGTAAAGGTCTTCGCGGAATCGTCCCTTGCGGATTTCTTCGCTCAGGTCCCGGTTGGTGGCGGCGATGATGCGCACATCTACATGTCGGGTCTTGTTTGCCCCGATGGGGCGGATTTCCCTATTTTGAATGACCCGCAGGAGTTTCACCTGGGCGTGCAGCGGCATGTCGCCGATTTCGTCCAAGAAGATGGCGCCGCCGTTGGCCTCTTCGAAAAGGCCGATGCGTTCGTTTTGGGCTCCGGTAAAGGCTCCGCGGGTGTGACCGAAAAGTTCACTTTCAAAAAGGGCGTCGGGAATGGCGCTGCAGTTCACGGTGACAAACCGCTCGTACATGCAGGCAATGGCCCGAGCCACCAGGTCTTTACCCACGCCGGATTCGCCCTGTATAAGGACCGGCCCCGTGTGGAGAATGGTCCGTTCCACTGTTTTGCGCAGGGTTTCCATAGCGGGACTTTTCCCAACCAGGTGGCTCATCCGTTCCCTGAAAATCATCTTGGCGCTGTAGATGTCCTTGAGCCTCAGAATCTTGCTCATCAGGTGGAGCTTCAGGGACTCTACCGACAAGATAATGTCGTAGAGGTTGTTGGGAATGGAGATGAATTTTTCGGGATCCTCGGCATAGACGAGAATCATGGTGTCCGGTTTTTCAAGGCGGATGGCGGTCAGGGCCTCCACGTTGCACTGGACAAAGGAATCCAGGTCCCAGACGACAATGGGAGAGGTGACCAGTTCTGCTTTGGTCCAGGCGGTAAAGGTTTCCAGTTCGTAGTTCACCGACGAAAGCACATCCTGGATAAAGGCGGATGTGTCGGTTTCGTTGGAGAATAACTGGATGGAGGACAAATTATCCTAATTCCTTACTTCTTTTTGTGCCTGCCACCACGGCCTTGATGAGGGTGCTGCGGAAAGCGCCTTCTTCGAGAGCGTCTACGCCTGCGATGGTGGTGCCGCCGGGGGAGCAGACCATGGCGCACAGGTCGCTTGGGCTCTTGCCGGACTGCTTCACCAGTTCTACGGCCCCTTCGATGGTCCCGAGGGTGAGTTTCAGCGCCACGTCCCGGGTAAGGCCTGCTTTTACGCCTCCGCGGGTGAGTCCTTCGATGAATTCGAAGACGTAGGCGGGGGCACTACCGGAAAGTCCGGTGACGGCGTCCATCAAGCTTTCGGTGACGCGACAGGTGACTCCGATGGTTCCAAAAATTTCTTCGGCGGTCTTCAGGGTGTCTTCGGAGACGCCGTCGGTGGCAAGCGCCACCGTGCCCCTGCCCACCGTAAGCGGCAGGTTCGGCATCACGCGGAGCACCTGGTTCTTGTTTCCGAGAGCGGCGAGGAGTGATTCCCGCTTGACTCCGGCCATGATGCTCACGAAGGTCTTTGTGCCCTTGATGGCCTTGACGGCATTTTTCCATTCGTTGGACACGAGCTTGAAAATTTGGGGCTTCACGCAAAGGAAGGTTATGTCTGCCTTTTTGACGCCTTCTGCGAAGTTTTTGACGCGCACACAGCCCAGCTTGCTTACCGCCGCAGCGGCAGTATCGTTGGGGTCAAAAAAGAAGATGGACTTGGGGCTGACTTTTGCATTCAAAAGTCCACGGAGGATAGCTCCTCCCATGTTGCCAGTGCCTGCAAAGAAGATATTCTTGTTCATGATAGAAACCTTTCAAACCTTTATAATTTAATAACAAACACCTAATGATCAACGTGAGATGTATAATGTGTAATGGTTAATTTCTCATTTCACACTCCACACTCCACATTTTACATTTTTTTACCCGTTCATGGAGTTCAAGAAATCGTAGTTTGTCTTGAAGGACTTCATCTTGTCACGCATGAATTCCATGATTTCCACGGTGGTCATGTCCTGCAGGTAGCGGCGGAGCACCCACACGCGGCGGAGTTCGTCGTCGGACAAAAGCTGTTCTTCTTTGCGGGTTCCGGACTT
Proteins encoded in this region:
- a CDS encoding transglutaminase domain-containing protein, encoding MRKSLREMFKTLFLVLASVNLGISSEMLPLGIIFALGFLYLHWGLDKPTPLYKKRFAYGAIVPFALWWVVTPEVENGISPYVVFIPAWYLLTLAWLQKRSLGRGGFEAFVIFDGVAALLLGMFQAGRTGGILGAVGILLAILAYRRTKTAWYKYGLFLLLIAFFGFTSFGGWQYWKNHRSYDGRWGDDYYERNRVMGFDPTVSLGSFSSNYISKYNSQVVLRVWDKNAPEYLRAAVYEKYVGDIWKLPAKSKQKLYPAYYRIDYPVFELVDSVTRRENVRSVWVQSALDNFGFLFAPSNAVGVAAKNADSLDFYKTGIFAGANGTHGDWYYFVDGSVGSTVWQLPHDNGDSAYLQISKSHKPFVDSVAIAMNLPQRDSVQDSLPNGDYEKNVLTIVHDYFVQNFKYSLVVPGVRENKGDPLRAFWRAKEGFCEYYTTLAVLLLRHQGIQARYVTGFAHPERNDDRDYVVFRRYHSHAWVEFLWNGHWYSFDPTPPMDPGLFSKLPIWSSWWEGFSGRLARLFHLVKEGEWRRVVDDWQAVTQGFLGNSLVYGISLLLLLVIFARRLLKGNKHKVRIKLDARVQSWVRSLDRAEKMLKRHGFIRQPGETVGAFLVRIEPQVTVTGETLSALESLREYEKHRWQ
- a CDS encoding lipocalin family protein is translated as MKTKILTLLAASTLAFFTACSDDSGSNKTPAEICAEGLSEDCLVGTWTLKSISQKGNNEIITDFSAAQGGTLVFSEDSLYHYTRSTAGECPGSLSGGTDDKGHWSINEGTLIFKANKEGDCVEFGKTFTTTPKIEVVGETVTLILNTVLFQEAESDGMFAGNDTEVFVRTE
- a CDS encoding sigma-54-dependent Fis family transcriptional regulator translates to MSSIQLFSNETDTSAFIQDVLSSVNYELETFTAWTKAELVTSPIVVWDLDSFVQCNVEALTAIRLEKPDTMILVYAEDPEKFISIPNNLYDIILSVESLKLHLMSKILRLKDIYSAKMIFRERMSHLVGKSPAMETLRKTVERTILHTGPVLIQGESGVGKDLVARAIACMYERFVTVNCSAIPDALFESELFGHTRGAFTGAQNERIGLFEEANGGAIFLDEIGDMPLHAQVKLLRVIQNREIRPIGANKTRHVDVRIIAATNRDLSEEIRKGRFREDLYYRLNVIPIQILPLRSRKEDIEDLANYFIRQYAPQGENFILSPEALKKLQAHQWPGNIRELENVIQRALCFANPGFLKPEDLQIDEGLYQEKAPSGIAYCNSYDEFKEYLLEQERQFLTDSIAKNGGSVSLTAERLGMLRTALYNRLNRLGVKKSHFSHS
- the proC gene encoding pyrroline-5-carboxylate reductase, translated to MNKNIFFAGTGNMGGAILRGLLNAKVSPKSIFFFDPNDTAAAAVSKLGCVRVKNFAEGVKKADITFLCVKPQIFKLVSNEWKNAVKAIKGTKTFVSIMAGVKRESLLAALGNKNQVLRVMPNLPLTVGRGTVALATDGVSEDTLKTAEEIFGTIGVTCRVTESLMDAVTGLSGSAPAYVFEFIEGLTRGGVKAGLTRDVALKLTLGTIEGAVELVKQSGKSPSDLCAMVCSPGGTTIAGVDALEEGAFRSTLIKAVVAGTKRSKELG